The Niallia alba genome includes a window with the following:
- a CDS encoding ISLre2 family transposase: MNQCNTKMPSLKELEKTLFRTLQMTFQEILIQTLENWDQEIAKQRDKRRFALRDKREIRLDTAFGAVELKRNYYFDRVTKKYICLLDHYLQFQGNKGFSPLLEEWGLELATNGSSYRKAVETFEQFLGYSAMSHEALRQHLLQTSVLPAKEKRPFQKVLFVEVDGLYVKSQEKKKRGWELKFAAVHEGWKENGKRIRLRNKRHFLYEGKEPFWEAFETFLQNHYAYDPTQTLLIINGDGAGWITACREYFRERAFFTMDRFHVARSMKQLMKSHPRYRYMKRALRNYQVETLLLELNSAVGTMDTPEEEEKLEHFLAFLTHHQETIKDYRSWLQEKGVDTTAYRPMGSAEAMMNQLAKRLKNGRAWSKKGVMSMARLWIGLKDDLSIQTIYGKWEKATEKSKKEHRPKRKIPTKLVTETVRQNMPYLNQAIGKPVHFALQGLKGF; this comes from the coding sequence ATGAATCAATGTAACACAAAAATGCCATCATTAAAAGAATTGGAAAAAACTTTATTTCGAACACTACAAATGACGTTTCAAGAAATCCTTATTCAAACGTTAGAAAATTGGGATCAAGAGATTGCCAAGCAACGAGACAAAAGAAGATTTGCTTTACGTGATAAACGAGAAATACGATTAGATACAGCGTTTGGAGCTGTGGAGCTGAAGCGTAATTATTATTTTGATCGTGTGACTAAAAAATATATTTGTCTATTAGATCACTATTTACAGTTTCAGGGGAATAAGGGATTTAGTCCGCTACTAGAAGAATGGGGGTTAGAACTAGCGACGAATGGCTCCTCCTATCGAAAGGCGGTGGAAACGTTCGAACAATTTTTAGGCTATTCGGCGATGAGCCACGAAGCATTACGGCAACATCTTCTTCAAACAAGCGTACTTCCCGCTAAGGAAAAACGCCCTTTTCAAAAGGTATTGTTTGTAGAAGTAGATGGATTATATGTGAAGAGTCAAGAAAAGAAAAAGCGTGGATGGGAGTTGAAATTCGCCGCTGTACACGAGGGATGGAAAGAAAACGGAAAGCGAATCAGGCTCCGAAATAAAAGGCATTTTCTTTATGAAGGAAAAGAACCCTTTTGGGAAGCTTTTGAAACGTTCTTACAGAATCATTATGCGTATGATCCTACCCAAACCTTGCTTATTATTAATGGTGATGGAGCAGGCTGGATAACGGCATGTCGGGAGTATTTTCGGGAACGCGCCTTTTTCACCATGGACCGTTTTCATGTCGCTCGTTCGATGAAGCAACTAATGAAGAGCCATCCTCGATACCGCTACATGAAAAGAGCGTTAAGAAACTACCAGGTAGAAACATTACTTCTAGAGTTGAATAGCGCAGTAGGAACAATGGATACACCAGAAGAAGAAGAAAAACTAGAGCATTTCCTTGCCTTTTTAACGCATCATCAGGAAACCATAAAAGATTACCGTAGTTGGTTACAGGAAAAAGGTGTGGACACGACAGCGTATCGTCCAATGGGAAGTGCAGAGGCGATGATGAATCAATTAGCCAAACGATTAAAGAATGGAAGAGCATGGAGCAAAAAAGGGGTCATGAGCATGGCGCGCTTGTGGATTGGATTGAAGGATGACCTATCCATCCAAACGATATATGGGAAATGGGAAAAAGCCACGGAAAAATCAAAGAAAGAGCATCGACCGAAAAGAAAAATACCCACAAAATTAGTAACAGAAACCGTGCGTCAGAACATGCCATACTTAAATCAAGCGATTGGAAAACCCGTTCACTTTGCCTTACAGGGATTAAAAGGTTTTTAA
- a CDS encoding DUF3231 family protein — MNNKQRLTSSEITGLWTQYIQNTMSTCISKHVLATAKDPEILSLFKFTLNLSHKHLEMVKDFFKSENIDLPNGFTENDVHLNAPALFTDNFWLIYIHDMTLHGLSGYTLSFSNSARKDVRNHFYQCNIDTMDLYNKSIEVLLDKGIYQRSPYFSTKQTGKSPTQLTYIMDSFGDKRPLNTMEAGNIYFNLKKSIVTKTLLNGFKQVIQDKEILKFMEQCSQTIHKNISIFTSLFEKENLHSPNLLDGETTNSVVAPFSERLMTFHIGFLFHLAATYYTTAMITSMRIDILGHCDAAILRDLKTISLFGKLMIKKGWMEQLPEADDRTELT, encoded by the coding sequence ATGAATAATAAGCAAAGATTAACTTCTTCAGAAATTACAGGATTGTGGACGCAATATATTCAAAATACCATGTCGACTTGCATTAGTAAACATGTTTTAGCAACAGCTAAAGATCCAGAGATTCTTTCTCTTTTTAAATTTACTTTAAATCTCTCTCATAAACATTTAGAAATGGTTAAAGACTTTTTTAAGTCTGAAAATATAGACCTTCCAAATGGATTTACAGAAAATGATGTTCATTTAAATGCTCCGGCTCTATTTACAGATAACTTTTGGTTAATTTACATACATGATATGACCTTACATGGTCTATCCGGATACACTCTTTCTTTTAGTAATTCCGCCAGAAAAGATGTCCGAAACCATTTTTATCAATGCAATATTGATACAATGGATCTTTATAATAAATCAATTGAAGTTCTATTAGATAAAGGAATCTATCAACGATCTCCTTATTTTTCTACAAAACAAACTGGAAAGTCTCCTACCCAACTAACCTATATAATGGACTCATTTGGAGACAAAAGGCCTTTGAATACTATGGAGGCAGGAAATATTTATTTTAATTTAAAGAAGAGCATTGTAACGAAAACACTACTTAATGGGTTTAAACAAGTTATTCAAGATAAAGAAATTCTTAAGTTTATGGAGCAGTGCTCACAAACAATTCATAAGAACATCAGTATTTTCACTTCTTTATTTGAAAAAGAAAATCTTCACTCTCCAAACTTACTAGATGGAGAAACAACAAATTCTGTAGTTGCACCTTTCTCAGAAAGACTAATGACCTTTCATATAGGTTTTCTATTTCATTTAGCAGCAACGTATTATACAACTGCCATGATAACAAGCATGAGAATAGACATACTAGGACATTGCGACGCAGCCATTTTAAGAGATTTAAAAACAATTTCGTTGTTCGGTAAACTAATGATTAAAAAAGGATGGATGGAGCAATTACCAGAGGCAGATGACCGAACAGAATTAACTTAA
- a CDS encoding CBO0543 family protein: protein MKRQKHEKMFLRILCVIGIGSFFHLLRKPPLKDWLIIFLLKSYIASILDNLLVKKGYLTYPVKLLKTFDVSVLFSYLLFPVTCIYYNQVTKNSSIAGTLMKTLLFSVPSTFAEHWIERKTNLIKY, encoded by the coding sequence ATGAAGAGACAAAAACATGAAAAAATGTTCTTAAGAATTTTATGTGTGATAGGAATTGGTTCTTTCTTTCATCTACTTCGAAAACCTCCATTAAAAGATTGGCTGATTATTTTCTTACTGAAAAGTTATATAGCCTCTATTTTAGATAATCTTTTAGTAAAAAAAGGATATCTAACCTATCCAGTAAAATTGTTAAAAACATTTGATGTTAGTGTACTATTTAGCTATCTGCTTTTCCCTGTAACTTGTATCTACTACAATCAAGTAACGAAAAATTCAAGCATTGCAGGGACATTGATGAAGACCTTATTGTTTAGCGTTCCCTCTACATTTGCTGAACACTGGATCGAAAGAAAAACAAATTTAATTAAATATTAA
- a CDS encoding CBO0543 family protein, whose product MNKELVILLLSWIVCLFLLIKFIPKEKKRYFQIIFLFAHATAWIFQLIQVNMKLVSFPYREFEQATKMSFSLYYLVLPTFAVFFILYYPEKKNWIRVWIHYLIFSNGMHLYMFLIERSSDLVHDIDWHWWFAVSIDLIVLYLVKKFAFWFRKGFKE is encoded by the coding sequence ATGAATAAGGAACTAGTTATTTTACTTCTTTCATGGATTGTCTGTTTGTTTTTACTCATTAAATTTATTCCAAAAGAGAAAAAACGGTATTTTCAAATTATCTTTTTATTTGCTCATGCTACAGCATGGATATTTCAACTTATCCAAGTAAATATGAAGTTAGTAAGCTTTCCATACCGAGAATTTGAGCAGGCAACAAAAATGAGTTTCTCCCTCTATTATTTAGTTTTGCCGACCTTTGCTGTTTTTTTCATTCTTTATTATCCGGAAAAGAAGAATTGGATAAGAGTATGGATTCATTACCTAATTTTCAGTAACGGTATGCATCTTTATATGTTTTTAATAGAGAGAAGCAGTGATCTTGTGCATGATATTGACTGGCATTGGTGGTTTGCTGTCAGTATTGATCTAATTGTTTTATATCTTGTTAAAAAGTTTGCTTTCTGGTTTAGGAAAGGCTTTAAAGAATGA
- a CDS encoding cell wall hydrolase, producing the protein MPRVSYKSSDVDLMARMMRAEAEGEGPQGMLYVGNVIVNRLKADCTDFVDLRTISQVIFQVQGGNYSFEAVQKGNVFYQRARAAEKKLAKQNLDYWREHPGKYALWYFNPYAPCPPTWYDQPFAGQYKDHCFYEPKAGTCESVYIGG; encoded by the coding sequence ATGCCAAGAGTAAGTTACAAAAGTTCAGATGTTGACTTAATGGCAAGGATGATGAGAGCAGAAGCCGAAGGTGAAGGACCGCAAGGAATGTTATACGTTGGAAATGTAATTGTTAATCGCCTTAAAGCGGATTGTACAGATTTTGTAGATTTAAGAACCATTTCACAAGTCATTTTTCAAGTACAAGGAGGAAATTATTCTTTTGAAGCGGTTCAAAAAGGGAATGTGTTTTATCAAAGAGCCAGAGCTGCTGAAAAGAAATTAGCAAAACAAAATTTAGATTATTGGCGAGAGCACCCAGGGAAATATGCTCTTTGGTATTTTAATCCATATGCTCCGTGCCCTCCAACATGGTATGACCAACCTTTTGCAGGTCAATATAAAGATCACTGTTTTTATGAACCAAAAGCTGGAACATGTGAAAGTGTTTATATTGGAGGTTAA
- a CDS encoding AraC family transcriptional regulator yields MDWLDRMNNVLDYIEENLEEEIDYKQLAKIAYCSEFHFSRMFASISGISLSEYIRRRRLTLAAFELQKSDKRILEIANMYGYESADAFSRAFKKLHGIKPSECRQQGTQLKAFPKISFQLSIKGDTEMEYRIENLDFELRIIGKSNSVKTSRAFKTIPTIWSKAKKDGFMQELIDLSWENPKCSLEGILGVCGKEAAIMDEAFNYFTGVRYDGDAREGMETLIIPPATWAVFPNIVEAWKRLYAEWVPTSGYELANLPCMECYYGPGHKPRHELWVPIISK; encoded by the coding sequence ATGGATTGGCTTGATCGAATGAACAATGTTTTAGACTACATAGAAGAGAATTTAGAAGAAGAAATAGACTACAAACAATTAGCGAAGATTGCTTATTGTTCGGAATTTCATTTTTCAAGAATGTTTGCATCTATATCAGGAATTTCTTTATCCGAATATATTAGACGCAGACGCTTAACTCTTGCTGCGTTTGAGTTGCAAAAAAGCGATAAGCGAATTTTAGAGATTGCGAATATGTATGGGTATGAATCAGCTGATGCTTTTTCTCGCGCTTTTAAAAAATTACATGGAATAAAACCTTCGGAATGCCGCCAGCAAGGAACACAACTGAAGGCCTTTCCTAAAATCTCCTTTCAGTTATCCATAAAAGGAGATACGGAAATGGAATATAGAATCGAAAATTTAGACTTTGAATTAAGAATCATTGGGAAGAGTAATTCGGTTAAAACAAGTCGAGCGTTTAAAACAATTCCAACGATTTGGAGTAAGGCGAAAAAAGATGGATTTATGCAGGAATTGATTGATCTGTCATGGGAAAATCCAAAGTGTTCGCTGGAAGGGATCTTGGGTGTGTGTGGGAAAGAAGCGGCCATAATGGATGAAGCATTTAATTATTTTACGGGTGTTCGGTATGATGGCGATGCAAGGGAAGGAATGGAAACATTAATTATTCCACCAGCAACATGGGCTGTTTTTCCAAATATTGTAGAAGCCTGGAAACGATTATATGCCGAGTGGGTTCCTACATCTGGTTATGAACTTGCCAATCTACCATGCATGGAATGTTACTATGGGCCAGGACACAAACCACGGCATGAATTATGGGTGCCAATCATTTCTAAATAA
- the cydC gene encoding thiol reductant ABC exporter subunit CydC, with the protein MSALQKIIKLMLMEKKDINIAVICGFIAGISSVGLFAASGYLISKSALIPPFYTLIILTSTVKLLGLVKAGAKYGERLYSHRATFTILSNLRIAFYEKLTPLVPQIFHKYRSGDLLARVVGDVESLQNFFLRVFYPPLVLLLVFVSTIFFVCFYSLAIAVILLLGFFLTTIIIPALFSLKQVKIKGKVRQERGNLSTHITEVMYGFRELKLFHQLPSKQQQLLSHSESYINQQKVENLNKVSSQSFNGFMTFVTSWLVIGVGAYFVANGMLEGIFLAMLVMISLTVFESAAPMAVFPIYMQESRDASTRLYEVVEDSSFVKDSREIPINKLPSLAPSLQFTDVQFTYMGDWRKTIPKLSFVIPAGSKTAIVGASGSGKSTLLQLILKLQYVDDGKIYWGDFDTSTVSSEAIWEQTRVVLQENYYFYGTIRENLQLAESQLSDTQMEAALAKVKLEHFSLDHRVLEKGENLSGGEKQRLAIARAFLKKGHLWLLDEPTSSLDAQTEQSVYQEIFKYAEQDTFILVSHRLNGLEHMDQIIVMDHGEIVECGSYNDLMNKQEYFYKMKVLEESLL; encoded by the coding sequence GTGAGTGCACTGCAGAAAATAATAAAATTGATGTTAATGGAGAAAAAAGATATTAACATTGCTGTCATATGCGGTTTTATTGCTGGTATTAGCAGTGTCGGTTTATTTGCTGCGAGCGGTTATCTAATATCTAAGTCTGCATTAATTCCTCCCTTTTATACATTAATTATATTGACTTCAACAGTTAAGTTACTTGGTCTTGTTAAAGCAGGAGCAAAGTATGGAGAGCGACTTTATTCCCATCGCGCAACATTTACAATTCTAAGTAATTTACGAATAGCTTTCTATGAAAAATTAACGCCACTTGTTCCCCAAATTTTTCATAAGTATAGAAGTGGGGATTTATTGGCTCGTGTTGTTGGAGACGTAGAAAGCCTGCAAAATTTCTTCTTAAGGGTGTTTTATCCTCCGTTAGTTCTTTTGCTTGTTTTTGTCAGTACCATCTTTTTTGTTTGCTTTTATTCACTCGCAATTGCTGTGATTCTCTTACTTGGATTTTTTTTAACCACTATTATCATTCCGGCCTTATTTTCCTTAAAGCAAGTTAAGATTAAGGGGAAAGTTAGGCAGGAGCGTGGTAATCTATCAACACATATTACAGAGGTAATGTATGGATTTCGTGAATTAAAGCTGTTTCATCAATTACCAAGTAAACAACAACAGCTTCTAAGTCATTCTGAATCGTATATTAACCAACAAAAAGTAGAAAATTTAAATAAAGTATCTAGTCAATCGTTTAATGGTTTTATGACTTTTGTAACAAGTTGGCTTGTCATAGGAGTTGGAGCCTATTTCGTTGCAAATGGGATGCTTGAGGGGATATTCTTGGCGATGCTTGTCATGATTTCTTTAACTGTCTTTGAGTCTGCTGCACCGATGGCTGTTTTTCCTATTTATATGCAAGAAAGCAGAGATGCATCAACACGGTTATATGAAGTAGTTGAAGACTCGAGTTTCGTTAAAGATAGTAGGGAGATTCCTATAAATAAATTACCTAGCCTTGCACCGTCATTACAGTTTACAGATGTTCAATTCACTTATATGGGGGATTGGCGTAAAACGATTCCAAAATTATCATTCGTGATACCAGCCGGGTCAAAGACAGCGATTGTCGGTGCTAGTGGCTCCGGAAAATCCACCTTGCTTCAGCTAATCTTAAAGTTACAATATGTAGATGATGGAAAGATTTATTGGGGAGATTTTGACACGTCGACTGTATCTAGTGAGGCAATCTGGGAACAAACGCGAGTTGTTTTACAGGAAAATTATTATTTTTACGGCACTATTCGTGAAAATCTTCAATTAGCTGAATCACAACTTAGTGACACGCAAATGGAAGCAGCATTAGCAAAAGTGAAGCTAGAACATTTTTCACTAGATCATCGCGTGTTAGAAAAAGGAGAAAATCTTTCAGGCGGTGAAAAACAACGTTTGGCTATTGCAAGAGCATTTTTGAAAAAAGGGCATCTATGGTTATTAGATGAGCCAACCTCATCGCTCGATGCACAGACAGAACAAAGTGTTTATCAGGAAATCTTTAAATACGCTGAACAGGATACATTTATTTTAGTTAGTCATCGCTTAAATGGTTTAGAGCATATGGATCAAATTATTGTAATGGACCATGGAGAAATTGTTGAGTGTGGTTCTTATAACGATTTAATGAATAAACAAGAATATTTTTATAAAATGAAGGTTTTAGAAGAAAGTTTGCTTTAA
- a CDS encoding DNA alkylation repair protein has product MDLETVMQELEALGKERLKKMYMNNGAKEPVFGVATGAMKPIARKIKKNQPLAEELYATGNYDAMYFAGVICDPPIMTEEDFERWIDAAYFYMLSDFVVAVSLAETNFAQAVADRWIESGEELRMSAGWSCYCWLLGNRQDAEFSESKLASMLDQVKNTIHQSPDTVKSAMNNFIATVAISFVPLHEKAVETAKDVGLVEIKKGKKKSTVSNVSERIQKEVDRGMLGFKRKYVRC; this is encoded by the coding sequence ATGGATTTGGAAACCGTTATGCAAGAACTCGAAGCACTTGGAAAGGAAAGGCTGAAAAAGATGTATATGAACAATGGTGCTAAGGAGCCAGTTTTTGGTGTAGCAACTGGGGCGATGAAGCCGATTGCTAGAAAAATAAAGAAAAATCAGCCTTTAGCTGAAGAGTTATATGCAACGGGTAACTATGATGCCATGTATTTTGCTGGTGTCATTTGTGATCCTCCAATTATGACAGAGGAAGATTTTGAGCGATGGATAGATGCTGCTTATTTTTATATGCTGTCCGATTTCGTGGTGGCAGTATCTTTAGCAGAAACAAATTTTGCCCAAGCTGTTGCTGATAGATGGATTGAGAGCGGGGAAGAACTACGAATGTCAGCTGGGTGGAGTTGTTATTGCTGGCTTTTAGGAAATCGACAGGACGCTGAATTTAGTGAAAGTAAGCTTGCGAGTATGCTCGATCAAGTGAAAAATACAATTCACCAATCTCCAGATACGGTGAAATCGGCGATGAATAACTTTATTGCTACTGTGGCTATTTCCTTTGTGCCCCTTCATGAGAAAGCAGTCGAAACTGCTAAAGATGTAGGATTAGTGGAAATTAAGAAGGGCAAGAAAAAAAGCACTGTTTCTAATGTTTCGGAAAGAATTCAAAAGGAAGTAGATAGAGGCATGCTTGGCTTTAAACGTAAATATGTAAGATGTTAA
- a CDS encoding ArsR/SmtB family transcription factor, whose translation MNKQDQLAIIKEDFVNCQQVLLAIGDETRQSILLVLMGTDCQTGLRVGEITEQTHLSRPAVSHHLKILRDAGIILMRKEGTKNFYYINVRTKLSLLKTLVLDIEKLMKDFY comes from the coding sequence ATGAATAAGCAGGATCAACTAGCTATTATCAAAGAAGATTTTGTTAATTGTCAGCAAGTACTATTGGCGATTGGGGATGAAACACGGCAATCTATCTTGTTAGTTTTAATGGGAACGGATTGTCAAACAGGCTTACGTGTCGGTGAAATTACGGAGCAAACACATCTTTCTCGTCCTGCTGTGTCACATCATCTTAAAATTTTGCGAGATGCTGGTATTATTTTAATGCGTAAAGAAGGAACAAAAAACTTTTATTATATTAATGTACGGACGAAATTAAGTTTATTAAAAACGCTTGTGTTGGATATTGAAAAGTTAATGAAGGACTTTTATTGA
- a CDS encoding ABC transporter ATP-binding protein, giving the protein MQKIINCFRDHSTTRLKWLFLFTIFLLIISAITALVPIKFVEKIVNSLSEEATASQIVYFGCLYVLFQVINYCFQAISRSMADYVQYNVGNNLQLKLFRKLMYAELLALEKKNVFETSNILMEDCTYVNNQLMKPVIQSVFAFTSFCTALIYMLTINIQLTFIMVPLGIITAFASHAIQKRTDLNITNQRKGSHQLWKVFLEGISGIKTIRVFQYKEHYTTKVQERNNKLKKINIKQSYIENISENLIGLLFMLSIGTILIVSAFMVHQQQVSIGSMLAILLYNHMLTDPFLEIVEIRNKTTKLRISLDRIYSIFSLKEDSLLNAVAESIDTMEVSGLSFAYENKNIIDNLSFTVTKPANICIMGPSGCGKSTLAKILSKLYDTGENSVEFYKGGQSIAKPHVSYLMQDAYLFDLSIEENIKLANPNITRKQFNELISLSCLENVLERHQDIPIGMNGSRLSGGERKRVLIAQTLAKPNSDILLFDELSSSLDISTAEKIFRNLADLRMNKICIFIEHSDAYLHYMNIIFHYKDGNFHKIDNGTMCLEKS; this is encoded by the coding sequence ATGCAAAAAATTATAAATTGTTTTCGAGATCATAGTACAACTAGATTAAAGTGGCTGTTTTTATTTACAATCTTTTTACTAATCATTTCTGCTATCACTGCATTAGTACCAATTAAATTTGTTGAGAAGATTGTTAACAGTCTTTCGGAAGAAGCAACAGCAAGTCAAATTGTCTATTTTGGCTGTCTTTATGTATTATTTCAAGTTATAAATTATTGTTTTCAAGCAATCTCCCGAAGTATGGCAGACTATGTACAATACAATGTTGGAAATAATCTACAGCTAAAACTTTTTCGAAAATTGATGTATGCAGAACTATTGGCATTAGAGAAAAAGAATGTATTTGAAACATCCAATATTTTAATGGAAGATTGTACCTATGTTAATAATCAACTAATGAAGCCTGTTATCCAATCTGTTTTTGCCTTTACTTCTTTTTGTACTGCTTTGATTTACATGCTTACAATTAACATTCAGCTTACGTTTATAATGGTTCCATTAGGTATCATAACAGCTTTTGCTTCTCATGCAATTCAAAAAAGAACAGATCTCAATATTACCAACCAAAGAAAAGGATCGCATCAATTGTGGAAAGTTTTTCTGGAAGGGATTTCTGGTATCAAAACCATTCGAGTTTTTCAATATAAAGAACATTATACAACGAAAGTACAGGAGCGTAATAACAAATTAAAGAAGATTAATATAAAGCAAAGCTACATTGAAAATATTTCAGAAAATCTTATTGGTTTATTGTTCATGCTATCAATTGGAACAATCCTTATCGTATCTGCATTTATGGTACACCAACAACAGGTCTCAATTGGTAGTATGCTTGCGATTTTATTATATAACCATATGCTGACAGACCCTTTTTTAGAAATTGTTGAGATTCGCAATAAAACAACAAAACTTCGCATTTCCCTTGACCGTATATACAGTATTTTTTCCCTTAAAGAAGATAGTCTCCTAAATGCTGTGGCTGAATCAATTGACACAATGGAAGTTTCGGGACTATCTTTTGCTTATGAAAATAAAAATATTATTGATAATCTGAGCTTTACTGTCACGAAACCAGCTAACATATGTATTATGGGACCTAGCGGATGTGGTAAGTCCACCTTAGCGAAGATTTTATCCAAGTTGTATGATACAGGGGAAAATAGCGTGGAATTTTATAAAGGTGGTCAATCAATCGCGAAGCCTCATGTCTCCTATTTAATGCAGGATGCCTATCTATTTGATTTATCAATCGAGGAAAATATCAAATTAGCCAATCCTAACATAACAAGAAAACAATTCAATGAATTGATATCATTAAGTTGTCTTGAAAATGTTTTAGAACGGCATCAGGATATCCCAATTGGTATGAATGGTAGCAGACTTTCTGGAGGAGAAAGAAAGAGAGTTCTTATTGCCCAAACGCTAGCTAAACCAAACTCTGATATCCTTCTTTTTGATGAGTTGTCTAGCTCATTGGATATAAGCACCGCAGAGAAAATCTTTCGGAATTTGGCTGATTTACGAATGAATAAAATATGCATTTTCATTGAGCATTCAGATGCATATTTACATTATATGAACATTATATTTCATTACAAAGACGGTAATTTTCATAAAATTGACAATGGAACTATGTGTTTAGAAAAATCTTAA
- a CDS encoding GNAT family N-acetyltransferase, with protein MIETERLRLRNVTSEDAKDMFTYLSDQEVVQHMGLEPYKSVEDVLEEIDWYKSIWEKGTGIRWCITLKNEDTVIGSCGFLNRQPKHYKSEIGYELSRKYWGQGIAGEALEAVLAYGFQHLNLERIEALIEPLNISSQKLVEKHGFLREGLLRHYEYTCGKFDDLYMYSILKGDFKD; from the coding sequence ATTATCGAAACAGAGCGTTTACGCTTAAGAAACGTAACTTCTGAAGACGCTAAAGATATGTTTACATACTTATCTGATCAAGAAGTTGTTCAACATATGGGGCTTGAACCATACAAGTCTGTTGAGGATGTCTTAGAGGAAATAGATTGGTACAAATCAATCTGGGAAAAAGGCACTGGAATAAGATGGTGCATTACATTAAAAAATGAGGATACCGTGATCGGTAGCTGCGGTTTTCTAAATAGGCAGCCAAAGCATTATAAATCCGAAATAGGCTACGAATTAAGCAGAAAGTATTGGGGCCAAGGCATCGCCGGCGAGGCGTTAGAAGCTGTGCTTGCTTATGGATTCCAGCATCTTAACTTAGAAAGAATCGAAGCATTAATCGAGCCATTAAATATATCTTCACAAAAATTAGTGGAAAAACACGGTTTCTTACGTGAAGGTTTATTAAGACATTATGAATATACATGCGGAAAATTTGATGATTTATATATGTACTCTATTCTTAAGGGAGATTTTAAGGATTAA
- a CDS encoding NADP-dependent oxidoreductase: MKAMVIDRYGKVPMQLTEMPTPEMGEYEVLAEIHAASFNPIDFKIRDGKVKLLVKYKMPLILGNDFSGIVAKVGSKVTRFKVGDAIYGRPRKSKIGTFAEYIAIHENDIALKPKNLSFEEAASIPLVGLTSYQALHDIMQLKKGQKILIQAGAGGVGTFAIQLAKLMGATVATTASEAGTNLVKSLGADEIINYKTEKFEEILRDYDAVFDTLGGKILEKSFDIIKDGGKIVSVSGVPNARFGKEYGSGFIKTLLFSAASHKLTALEKKHNVSYTFLFMKPSGEQLQIIADFIETGKIKPVIDRVFSFKDAQKAMEYAESGRAKGKIILKVR; this comes from the coding sequence ATGAAAGCAATGGTTATAGATCGGTATGGGAAAGTCCCAATGCAATTGACAGAAATGCCCACACCTGAAATGGGTGAATATGAGGTACTCGCAGAAATTCATGCTGCTAGTTTTAATCCTATTGATTTTAAAATACGGGATGGGAAAGTGAAATTGTTAGTTAAGTATAAAATGCCGCTTATCCTAGGTAATGACTTTTCTGGTATTGTAGCAAAGGTTGGCTCAAAAGTGACGCGTTTTAAAGTTGGTGACGCAATATATGGACGTCCACGTAAGAGTAAGATCGGTACTTTCGCAGAATATATTGCTATTCATGAAAATGATATAGCTTTAAAACCTAAAAATTTGAGTTTTGAAGAAGCTGCATCAATTCCTCTGGTTGGCTTAACATCTTATCAAGCGTTACACGACATCATGCAATTAAAAAAAGGACAAAAGATTTTGATTCAAGCTGGAGCTGGTGGAGTTGGAACCTTTGCCATTCAACTGGCAAAATTAATGGGTGCCACTGTTGCAACAACTGCTAGTGAAGCTGGTACGAATTTAGTAAAATCTCTTGGTGCAGATGAAATTATTAATTATAAAACAGAAAAATTTGAAGAGATACTGAGAGATTATGATGCCGTATTTGATACACTTGGGGGCAAGATACTCGAAAAATCATTCGATATTATTAAAGACGGAGGAAAAATTGTTTCCGTTTCCGGAGTGCCGAATGCTCGTTTTGGTAAAGAATATGGTTCAGGATTTATTAAAACATTATTGTTTTCAGCAGCAAGTCATAAACTTACGGCACTTGAAAAAAAACATAATGTTTCATATACGTTTTTGTTTATGAAGCCAAGTGGAGAACAATTACAAATCATTGCAGACTTTATAGAGACTGGTAAAATCAAACCTGTAATTGATAGAGTATTCTCTTTTAAAGATGCTCAAAAGGCGATGGAATATGCGGAGTCTGGCAGGGCAAAAGGGAAAATTATTTTAAAAGTCAGATAG